One genomic window of Actinoplanes lobatus includes the following:
- the narH gene encoding nitrate reductase subunit beta: MRVMAQIAMVMNLDKCIGCHTCSVTCKQAWTNRSGVEYVWFNNVESRPGQGYPRTYQDQDRWQGGWVRTRTGRLKPRSGGRIKRLLSIFANPILPQMRDYYEPWTYDYEHLLSAPAGVDLPVARPKSLLTGEDTKVTWSANWDDSLGGGNEVLAGDPILQRVSDQVRQEYEKAFLFFLPRICEHCLNPSCAASCPSGAIYKRAEDGIVLVDQDRCRGWRMCVTGCPYKKIYFNHRTGKAEKCTFCFPRIEIGQPTICSETCVGRLRYIGLMLYDADAVAKAAAVKDEHDLYEAQRSVFLDPRDPAVAKAALAAGIPEDWIDAARRSPVWDLIMKYEVALPLHPEYRTMPMVWYIPPLSPVVDVLRDTGHDGEDPHNLFGAVDALRIPMDYLAELFTAGDPAPVRDALSRLAAMRAYQRRINLGEKPDGSIPAAVGMTAEEMDDMYRLLAIAKYEQRYVIPSAHAEDAHRLEGLGAECSLDYEGGPGMYQTGPFGEASGNPVPVQVETFHMLQDRQTADEPRRLNLLNWDGKGTPEGMFPPREDKS; the protein is encoded by the coding sequence ATGCGCGTGATGGCCCAGATCGCGATGGTCATGAACCTCGACAAGTGCATCGGCTGCCACACCTGCTCGGTCACCTGCAAGCAGGCGTGGACCAACCGCTCCGGCGTCGAGTACGTGTGGTTCAACAACGTCGAGTCCCGCCCCGGGCAGGGCTATCCGCGCACCTACCAGGACCAGGACCGCTGGCAGGGCGGCTGGGTGCGGACCCGGACCGGGCGGCTCAAGCCCCGCTCCGGTGGCCGGATCAAGAGGCTGCTCAGCATCTTCGCCAACCCGATCCTGCCGCAGATGCGCGACTACTACGAACCCTGGACCTACGACTACGAGCACCTGCTGTCCGCACCGGCCGGCGTGGACCTGCCGGTGGCCCGGCCGAAGTCGCTGCTCACCGGCGAGGACACCAAGGTGACCTGGTCGGCGAACTGGGACGACTCGCTGGGCGGCGGCAACGAGGTGCTGGCCGGCGACCCGATCCTGCAACGGGTCTCCGACCAGGTGCGCCAGGAGTACGAGAAGGCGTTCCTGTTCTTCCTGCCCCGCATCTGCGAGCACTGCCTCAACCCGTCGTGTGCCGCGTCCTGCCCGTCCGGCGCCATCTACAAGCGGGCCGAGGACGGGATCGTGCTGGTCGACCAGGACCGGTGCCGGGGCTGGCGGATGTGCGTGACCGGCTGCCCGTACAAGAAGATCTATTTCAACCACCGCACCGGCAAGGCCGAGAAGTGCACGTTCTGCTTCCCGCGGATCGAGATCGGCCAGCCCACCATCTGCTCGGAGACCTGCGTCGGCCGCCTCCGCTACATCGGCCTGATGCTGTACGACGCGGACGCCGTCGCGAAGGCCGCCGCCGTCAAGGACGAACACGATCTGTACGAGGCGCAGCGCTCGGTGTTCCTCGACCCCCGCGACCCGGCCGTCGCCAAAGCCGCGCTGGCCGCCGGCATCCCCGAGGACTGGATCGACGCCGCGAGACGCTCACCGGTCTGGGATCTGATCATGAAGTACGAGGTGGCGCTGCCGCTGCATCCGGAGTACCGCACCATGCCGATGGTCTGGTACATCCCGCCGCTGTCGCCGGTCGTCGACGTGCTGCGCGACACCGGCCACGACGGCGAGGACCCGCACAACCTGTTCGGCGCCGTGGACGCGCTGCGCATCCCGATGGACTACCTGGCCGAGCTGTTCACCGCGGGCGACCCCGCCCCGGTCCGGGACGCCCTGAGCCGGCTCGCCGCGATGCGCGCCTACCAGCGGCGGATCAACCTGGGCGAGAAACCGGACGGCTCGATCCCGGCGGCCGTCGGGATGACCGCTGAGGAGATGGACGACATGTACCGCCTGCTGGCGATCGCCAAGTACGAGCAGCGGTACGTCATCCCGTCCGCGCACGCCGAGGACGCCCACCGGCTGGAGGGTCTCGGCGCCGAGTGCTCGCTGGACTACGAGGGCGGCCCCGGCATGTACCAGACCGGCCCGTTCGGCGAGGCGTCCGGAAATCCGGTGCCGGTGCAGGTGGAGACCTTCCACATGCTGCAAGACCGGCAGACCGCCGACGAGCCGCGCCGGCTCAACCTGCTGAACTGGGACGGCAAGGGCACCCCGGAGGGCATGTTCCCGCCCCGGGAGGACAAGTCGTGA
- the narJ gene encoding nitrate reductase molybdenum cofactor assembly chaperone: MTALAARAASLLLRYPDDHVLTAVPLILDALPTLPTRIAETLRPLAAHRAGGEPGALRTEYVDQFDFRRRSSLHLTYYTCGDTRNRGEALAGFAAAFKASGYEVVDGELPDYLPAVLDLAAADDTGWRLLRENRVGLDLLAQSLKESVYRHAVEAVRALLPAPSSGELDAATALARTGPPAEQVGLQPFGSSR; the protein is encoded by the coding sequence GTGACCGCTCTCGCCGCCCGCGCCGCCTCCCTGCTGCTGCGCTACCCCGACGATCACGTGCTCACCGCCGTACCCCTGATTCTCGATGCCCTGCCTACGCTGCCCACCCGGATCGCCGAAACGCTCAGGCCGCTCGCCGCCCACCGGGCCGGCGGCGAGCCGGGAGCCTTGCGCACCGAATACGTCGACCAGTTCGATTTCCGGCGCCGGTCCAGCCTGCACCTGACCTACTACACCTGCGGTGACACCCGCAATCGCGGCGAGGCGCTGGCCGGCTTCGCCGCCGCGTTCAAAGCCTCGGGGTACGAGGTGGTCGACGGCGAACTGCCCGACTACCTGCCCGCGGTCCTCGACCTGGCGGCCGCCGACGACACCGGCTGGCGGCTGCTGCGGGAGAACCGGGTCGGCCTCGACCTGCTGGCCCAGTCCCTGAAGGAGTCCGTCTACCGGCACGCCGTCGAGGCCGTCCGCGCCCTGCTGCCGGCCCCGTCATCCGGGGAGCTCGACGCCGCCACCGCCCTGGCCCGTACCGGCCCGCCGGCTGAGCAGGTGGGCCTGCAACCGTTCGGGAGCAGTCGATGA
- the narI gene encoding respiratory nitrate reductase subunit gamma, with protein MNTFLWVVFPYLSIVVLIGGTVWRYRYDKFGWTTRSSQLYETNYLRWGSPMFHFGVLFVLIGHVIGLLIPKSWTEAVGITEHLYHLMAVFIGTVAGLCTLIGMAILILRRRLTGPVFAATTKNDKAMYVVLGSVILLGLWATVKANIAGGGYDYRETVSPWLRSLFTLQPDAALMTAVPASFKIHVIAAFVLFACWPFTRLVHAFSAPVGYLTRPYVVYRYRDPRGGLRPTRPGWEPPR; from the coding sequence ATGAACACGTTCCTGTGGGTGGTCTTCCCGTACCTGTCGATCGTGGTGCTGATCGGCGGGACCGTCTGGCGCTACCGCTACGACAAGTTCGGCTGGACCACCCGCTCCTCCCAGCTGTACGAGACGAACTACCTGCGCTGGGGCAGCCCGATGTTCCACTTCGGGGTGCTGTTCGTGCTGATCGGGCACGTCATCGGCCTGCTCATCCCCAAGTCGTGGACCGAGGCCGTGGGCATCACCGAGCACCTCTACCACCTGATGGCCGTCTTCATCGGCACGGTGGCCGGGTTGTGCACGCTGATCGGCATGGCGATCCTCATCCTCCGCCGCCGCCTCACCGGCCCGGTCTTCGCCGCCACCACGAAGAACGACAAGGCGATGTACGTGGTGCTGGGCTCGGTGATCCTGCTGGGCCTGTGGGCGACCGTGAAGGCGAACATCGCCGGTGGCGGCTACGACTACCGGGAGACCGTGTCGCCGTGGCTGCGCTCGCTGTTCACGCTGCAACCCGACGCCGCCCTGATGACCGCCGTCCCGGCCTCCTTCAAGATCCACGTGATCGCGGCGTTCGTGCTGTTCGCGTGCTGGCCGTTCACCCGGCTGGTGCACGCGTTCAGTGCGCCGGTCGGCTACCTCACCCGCCCGTACGTGGTCTATCGCTACCGTGATCCGCGTGGTGGCCTGCGGCCCACGCGTCCCGGATGGGAGCCGCCCCGCTGA
- a CDS encoding Fur family transcriptional regulator: MTSDLEAQLRAVSLRVTRPRLAVLATLRDHPHVDTDTVIELVRADLPSVSHQAVYDVLRALTDTGLIRRIQPAGATARYETRVRDNHHHVVCRGCGTIADVDCAVGHAPCLTASDDHGFVVEEAEVVYWGTCPDCVTKRSEGIS; encoded by the coding sequence ATGACGTCCGACCTCGAGGCGCAGCTGCGGGCCGTCTCGCTGCGGGTGACACGGCCACGCCTGGCCGTGCTCGCCACGCTGCGCGACCACCCGCACGTCGACACCGACACGGTGATCGAGCTGGTGCGAGCGGATCTCCCGTCGGTCTCCCACCAGGCGGTTTACGATGTGCTGCGAGCGCTCACCGACACCGGCCTGATCCGGCGCATCCAGCCCGCCGGCGCGACCGCCCGCTACGAGACCCGCGTCCGCGACAACCATCATCACGTCGTGTGCCGCGGCTGCGGCACGATCGCCGACGTCGACTGCGCGGTCGGACACGCCCCCTGCCTCACCGCCTCCGACGATCACGGGTTCGTGGTCGAGGAGGCGGAGGTCGTCTACTGGGGCACCTGCCCCGACTGCGTGACCAAACGTTCGGAGGGAATCTCATGA
- the katG gene encoding catalase/peroxidase HPI has translation MSDNQDPQQSGCPVAHGSESENPAIDSPTPKTGGRPRGNRDWWPNQLDLSVLHTHSSKGNPLAPDFDYAKEFEKLDVAALKADIVTVLTTSQDWWPADFGHYGGLMIRLSWHAAGTYRIHDGRGGAGDGGQRFAPLNSWPDNANLDKARRLLWPVKAKYGQKVSWADLLVLAGNVALESMGFKTFGFGFGRQDVWEPEEIFWGPEDAWLGDARYVSEKTMSEGVGATEMGLIYVNPEGPRGNADPLAAAHFIRETFARMAMNDEETVALIAGGHTFGKTHGAGVADDHVGLEPEGAPLEAQGLGWLSTHGTGKGADTITSGLEVTWTDKPTQWSNRFFEILFGYEWELTTSPGGAKQWVAKDAEAIIPDAHDPSKKHKPTMLTTDLSLRLDPAYEKISRRFLANPDEFALAFAKAWYKLLHRDMGPVARFLGPWVPEAQLWQDPVPAVDHPLVSALDVDVLKSKILESGLTTDQLVSAAWASAATFRSTDKRGGANGARIRLEPQRGWEVNQPVIPVIDALEKIRQVFNASGGAKISLADLIVLAGNAAVEKAAADAGHPVTVPFHPGRTDATQEQTDVESFKVLEPRADGFRNYLRPGEKTQPEVLLVDRAYMLNLTAPEMTVLVGGLRALAGGVLTNDFFVNLLSPGTRWKASESQEHLYEVQDVTTGEVKWTATVVDLIFGSNSQLRALAEVYASADAREKFVKDFVAAWVKVMELDRFDLR, from the coding sequence ATGAGCGACAACCAAGATCCGCAACAGAGCGGCTGTCCCGTCGCCCACGGCAGCGAGAGCGAGAACCCGGCGATCGACTCGCCTACCCCGAAGACCGGTGGCCGCCCGCGCGGCAACCGGGACTGGTGGCCCAACCAGCTCGACCTGTCGGTGCTGCACACCCACTCGTCGAAGGGCAACCCGCTCGCCCCGGACTTCGACTACGCCAAGGAGTTCGAGAAGCTCGACGTGGCGGCCCTCAAGGCCGACATCGTCACCGTTCTCACCACCTCCCAGGACTGGTGGCCGGCCGACTTCGGCCACTACGGCGGCCTGATGATCCGGCTCAGCTGGCACGCCGCCGGCACCTACCGGATCCACGACGGCCGCGGCGGCGCCGGTGACGGCGGGCAGCGGTTCGCCCCGCTCAACAGCTGGCCGGACAACGCGAACCTGGACAAGGCCCGCCGCCTGCTCTGGCCGGTCAAGGCGAAGTACGGGCAGAAGGTCTCCTGGGCCGACCTGCTGGTGCTGGCCGGCAACGTGGCCCTGGAGTCGATGGGCTTCAAGACGTTCGGCTTCGGCTTCGGCCGCCAGGACGTGTGGGAACCGGAGGAGATCTTCTGGGGCCCGGAGGACGCCTGGCTCGGCGACGCGCGGTACGTGTCCGAGAAGACCATGTCCGAGGGCGTCGGCGCCACCGAGATGGGCCTCATCTACGTCAACCCGGAGGGCCCGCGCGGCAATGCCGACCCGCTCGCCGCGGCGCACTTCATCCGGGAGACGTTCGCCCGGATGGCGATGAACGACGAGGAGACCGTGGCGCTGATCGCCGGCGGTCACACCTTCGGCAAGACCCACGGTGCGGGCGTCGCCGACGACCACGTGGGCCTCGAGCCGGAGGGCGCGCCGCTCGAGGCGCAGGGCCTGGGCTGGCTGAGCACACACGGCACCGGCAAGGGCGCCGACACGATCACCAGTGGACTCGAGGTCACCTGGACCGATAAGCCGACCCAGTGGAGCAACCGCTTCTTCGAGATCCTTTTCGGGTACGAGTGGGAGCTCACCACCAGCCCCGGCGGCGCCAAGCAGTGGGTCGCCAAGGACGCCGAGGCGATCATCCCGGACGCGCACGACCCGTCGAAGAAGCACAAGCCGACCATGCTGACGACCGACCTGTCGCTGCGCCTGGACCCGGCGTACGAGAAGATCTCCCGCCGCTTCCTGGCGAACCCCGACGAGTTCGCGCTCGCCTTCGCCAAGGCGTGGTACAAGCTGCTGCACCGTGACATGGGCCCGGTCGCCCGCTTCCTCGGCCCGTGGGTGCCGGAGGCGCAGCTGTGGCAGGACCCGGTTCCGGCCGTCGACCACCCGCTGGTCTCGGCTCTTGATGTCGATGTCCTGAAGTCCAAGATCCTCGAATCCGGCCTGACCACCGACCAGCTCGTGTCGGCCGCGTGGGCGTCGGCGGCGACCTTCCGGTCCACCGACAAGCGCGGCGGCGCCAACGGCGCCCGGATCCGCCTGGAACCGCAGCGCGGCTGGGAGGTCAACCAGCCGGTCATCCCGGTGATCGACGCATTGGAGAAGATCCGGCAGGTGTTCAACGCGTCCGGTGGCGCGAAGATCTCGCTGGCCGACCTGATCGTGCTGGCCGGCAACGCGGCCGTGGAGAAGGCCGCCGCGGACGCCGGGCACCCGGTGACCGTGCCGTTCCACCCGGGCCGCACCGACGCCACGCAGGAGCAGACCGACGTCGAGTCGTTCAAGGTCCTGGAGCCGCGGGCCGACGGTTTCCGCAACTACCTGCGGCCGGGCGAGAAGACCCAGCCCGAGGTGCTGCTCGTCGACCGGGCGTACATGCTGAACCTCACCGCGCCGGAGATGACCGTCCTGGTCGGCGGCCTGCGCGCGCTGGCCGGCGGCGTTCTCACCAACGACTTCTTCGTCAACCTGCTCTCCCCGGGCACCCGGTGGAAGGCGTCGGAGTCCCAGGAGCACCTGTACGAGGTCCAGGACGTGACCACCGGCGAGGTCAAGTGGACCGCCACCGTGGTCGACCTGATCTTCGGCTCGAACTCGCAGCTGCGCGCCCTCGCCGAGGTCTACGCCAGCGCCGACGCCCGCGAGAAGTTCGTCAAGGACTTCGTCGCCGCGTGGGTCAAGGTCATGGAGCTGGACCGCTTCGACCTGCGCTGA
- a CDS encoding NAD(P)-dependent alcohol dehydrogenase, with the protein MKAVVYTRYGDPDVLHLTDVPAPLPGEREILIRVRAAEATKSDCELRAFRFSVKWFWLPLRIAVGIRRPRRHILGGYFAGEVVSVGGRVTRFAAGDPVYGSAGLGLGGYGEYVVVPESAAIVPKPRNMTFAEAAAVPLGGLNALHFMRRAGIAPGERVLINGAGGSIGLHAVQIARSMGAHVTAVDHAIKEELLRRLGADDFVDYTSVDVTSTGRRFDVVFDMVAGSSHRRLLGMLDPGGRYLSGNPRLSVLLRGLTSRSVIVTFAPESREDLADLAEMIEAGAVRPIVDRVYPMAEAAEAHRRVETEQRLGAIVIAIGDPE; encoded by the coding sequence GTGAAGGCTGTCGTCTACACCCGCTACGGGGACCCGGACGTTCTACATCTGACCGACGTGCCCGCGCCGCTGCCGGGCGAGCGGGAGATCCTGATCAGGGTGCGGGCGGCCGAGGCCACCAAATCCGACTGCGAGCTGCGGGCCTTCCGGTTCTCGGTGAAGTGGTTCTGGCTTCCGCTGCGGATCGCGGTCGGCATCCGGAGGCCGCGACGGCACATCCTGGGCGGCTACTTCGCCGGTGAGGTGGTGTCGGTGGGCGGCCGGGTCACCCGGTTCGCCGCCGGTGACCCGGTCTACGGCTCCGCGGGACTGGGGCTGGGTGGGTACGGCGAGTACGTCGTGGTTCCCGAGAGCGCCGCGATCGTGCCCAAGCCGCGGAACATGACGTTCGCGGAGGCGGCCGCCGTTCCGCTCGGCGGGCTCAACGCGCTGCACTTCATGCGGCGCGCCGGCATCGCGCCGGGGGAGCGGGTTCTGATCAACGGCGCGGGTGGCAGCATCGGCCTGCATGCCGTCCAGATCGCCCGTTCGATGGGCGCCCATGTCACCGCGGTCGACCATGCGATCAAGGAGGAGCTTCTCCGGCGCCTCGGAGCCGATGACTTCGTCGACTACACCAGCGTCGATGTCACGAGCACGGGCCGCCGGTTCGACGTCGTCTTCGACATGGTCGCCGGGAGTTCACATCGGCGGCTGCTCGGCATGCTCGACCCGGGCGGGCGCTATCTCAGCGGCAACCCTCGGCTGTCGGTGCTGCTCCGAGGGCTGACCAGCCGGAGCGTGATCGTCACGTTCGCGCCGGAGAGCCGGGAGGATCTGGCCGACCTCGCCGAGATGATCGAGGCGGGGGCCGTGCGGCCGATCGTCGACAGGGTCTACCCGATGGCGGAGGCCGCCGAGGCGCACCGCCGGGTGGAGACCGAGCAACGGCTCGGTGCGATCGTGATCGCCATCGGCGACCCGGAGTAG
- a CDS encoding lytic polysaccharide monooxygenase auxiliary activity family 9 protein, which produces MPRHESRRTHRRTLQVLLVALTTMISMLPWTGVAQAHGTIINPQSRAYQCWKTWGNQHTNPAMQTQDPMCYQAFQANPDTMWNWMSALRDGLGGQFQARTPDGQLCSNALARNDSLNKLGAWKTTTVSRGNTTVQLYDQASHGADYFRVYVSKQGFNPVTQTLGWGNLDFITQTGKYAPAQNISFTINTSAYTGNHVLFVIWQASHMDQAYMWCSDVNFV; this is translated from the coding sequence GTGCCCCGACACGAGTCCCGTCGAACCCACCGCCGGACCCTCCAGGTGCTGCTCGTCGCACTCACCACGATGATCAGCATGCTGCCGTGGACCGGCGTGGCCCAGGCGCACGGCACCATCATCAACCCGCAGTCCCGCGCCTATCAGTGCTGGAAGACCTGGGGCAACCAGCACACCAACCCGGCCATGCAGACCCAGGACCCGATGTGCTACCAGGCGTTCCAGGCCAACCCGGACACCATGTGGAACTGGATGAGCGCCCTGCGGGACGGGCTCGGCGGGCAGTTCCAGGCCCGCACCCCCGACGGGCAGCTGTGCAGCAACGCCCTGGCCCGCAACGACAGCCTGAACAAGCTGGGCGCCTGGAAGACCACCACCGTGAGCCGCGGCAACACGACCGTCCAGCTGTACGACCAGGCGAGCCACGGCGCCGACTACTTCCGCGTCTACGTGAGCAAGCAGGGGTTCAACCCGGTCACCCAGACCCTCGGCTGGGGCAACCTCGACTTCATCACGCAGACCGGCAAGTACGCGCCGGCACAGAACATCTCGTTCACCATCAACACCTCGGCCTACACCGGCAACCACGTCCTCTTCGTCATCTGGCAGGCCTCGCACATGGACCAGGCCTACATGTGGTGCAGCGACGTCAACTTCGTCTGA
- a CDS encoding HAD-IA family hydrolase has translation MAHVPMLFDIDGTLIDSRLVVEEAWRDVAARFGADANAILRTCHGRRDEDVVADFFPPDVHAAVVGRIAAVEQDRAADVVAMPGARRLLTGLPHGTWAAVTSGSRRLMTARLEGAGLPVPEVLIAAEDVRFGKPHPEGYLAAAGLLGADIGRCVVVEDSPTGVAAGRAAGAFVVGLGPDPSGLTGADVVVGSLAEVVHAVRERR, from the coding sequence ATGGCGCATGTTCCGATGCTGTTCGACATCGACGGTACGTTGATCGACTCGCGCCTGGTGGTGGAGGAGGCGTGGCGCGACGTGGCCGCTCGATTCGGCGCGGACGCGAATGCCATCCTGCGGACCTGCCATGGTCGTCGCGACGAGGATGTCGTCGCTGACTTCTTTCCTCCGGACGTGCACGCCGCCGTTGTCGGCCGGATCGCCGCCGTCGAGCAGGATCGTGCCGCGGACGTGGTGGCCATGCCGGGCGCCCGTCGTCTTCTCACCGGCCTGCCGCACGGGACGTGGGCCGCGGTGACCTCGGGTTCTCGCCGGTTGATGACCGCCCGGCTGGAGGGGGCCGGCCTACCGGTTCCCGAGGTGCTGATCGCCGCGGAGGACGTGCGCTTCGGAAAGCCCCACCCGGAGGGTTATCTCGCGGCGGCCGGGCTTCTGGGCGCCGACATCGGACGATGTGTGGTGGTGGAGGACTCGCCGACGGGCGTCGCCGCGGGTAGGGCCGCCGGTGCGTTCGTCGTGGGTCTCGGGCCGGATCCGTCCGGCCTCACCGGGGCCGACGTGGTCGTCGGCTCCCTGGCCGAGGTCGTCCACGCGGTTCGCGAGCGCCGTTGA
- a CDS encoding HIT family protein — MDCYACRNNEGFDQLPPRERVAADRFWRVAHDFNSSLPGWLVLVPRRHVTSIADLTDDEAGTLGLWQVRLARALRAVTGCVKTYVVQFAEKEGFAHVHFHIVPRMPDLPAERRGPGVFGFLNDTDGRLSEARRDELAVAIRAAL, encoded by the coding sequence GTGGACTGTTATGCCTGCCGCAACAACGAGGGCTTCGATCAGCTGCCGCCTCGGGAGCGGGTGGCCGCGGACCGGTTCTGGCGGGTGGCGCACGATTTCAACAGCAGCCTGCCGGGGTGGCTCGTCCTGGTTCCGCGGCGTCACGTGACCTCGATCGCGGACCTGACCGACGACGAGGCGGGCACGCTCGGGCTCTGGCAGGTGCGGCTCGCGCGCGCTCTGCGGGCCGTCACCGGTTGCGTCAAGACGTACGTGGTGCAGTTCGCCGAGAAGGAGGGCTTCGCCCACGTGCACTTCCACATCGTGCCGCGCATGCCGGACCTGCCCGCCGAGCGTCGCGGGCCGGGTGTCTTCGGGTTCCTGAACGACACCGATGGCCGCCTGTCCGAGGCGCGACGCGACGAACTGGCCGTCGCCATCCGGGCCGCCCTGTGA
- a CDS encoding cation transporter, whose amino-acid sequence MGMPGRSDAHLPREQSALRLSLVASAVLAVLGVGWGMVAGSQAILLDGVYTLIGMALTSLSLRAARLMDAGPTPRYPFGRESLAPLVVGMQGLVLLGTCVYAALDATRVIFDGGVEKVSPGSMAAYGLLTAAAALAVHRYLRRSDPASDLLDAEARQWWAGALLSLVVLTGSVLALLFSDRLGSGPQRYLDPVLVLAACLLLVPQPVRMIKTMAVELLEGAADQRVQQAVSGRIDRVSAQFNLDRPALRVGKIGRKLYVEADFIVEAGHWDIADEDRVRREVASQLSDLPYDVWLNVELTTDPTRLK is encoded by the coding sequence ATGGGAATGCCGGGGCGCTCAGATGCGCATTTGCCGAGGGAGCAGTCTGCGCTGCGTCTGTCCCTGGTCGCGTCGGCCGTGCTCGCGGTGCTCGGTGTCGGCTGGGGCATGGTCGCGGGCTCCCAGGCCATTCTGCTTGACGGCGTGTATACCTTGATCGGCATGGCCTTGACCAGCCTGTCGCTGCGTGCCGCACGGCTGATGGACGCCGGGCCGACACCCCGCTATCCGTTCGGCCGGGAGTCGTTGGCACCACTGGTCGTCGGTATGCAAGGGCTCGTTCTGCTGGGTACCTGTGTGTACGCCGCGCTCGACGCTACCCGCGTCATCTTTGACGGCGGCGTCGAGAAAGTCTCCCCGGGATCCATGGCCGCCTACGGCCTGCTCACCGCCGCGGCCGCGCTGGCCGTCCACCGCTACCTGCGGCGCTCGGACCCGGCCTCCGATCTCCTCGACGCCGAGGCAAGGCAATGGTGGGCCGGCGCCCTGCTCAGCCTGGTAGTCCTGACGGGATCGGTACTCGCGCTGCTGTTCAGCGACCGCCTCGGTTCAGGACCGCAGCGCTACCTCGACCCGGTGCTGGTGCTGGCGGCCTGCCTACTGCTGGTGCCGCAGCCGGTACGCATGATCAAAACTATGGCCGTCGAACTGCTTGAAGGCGCCGCTGATCAGCGGGTCCAGCAAGCCGTCAGCGGCAGGATCGACCGGGTCAGCGCACAGTTCAACCTCGACCGGCCGGCACTGCGGGTGGGCAAGATAGGACGCAAGCTATACGTGGAGGCCGATTTCATCGTCGAGGCCGGGCATTGGGACATTGCCGACGAGGACCGAGTCCGTCGAGAGGTCGCGTCGCAGCTGAGTGACCTACCCTACGATGTCTGGCTCAACGTCGAACTGACCACCGACCCGACCCGACTCAAATGA
- a CDS encoding DUF1801 domain-containing protein, with translation MTAPTGRPVEDFLAEVPNEDRRADARRLIALMREVTGEEPVMWGPSIIGFGRYHYRYDSGHEGDSALACFSPRKQHLVVYLIGGFADRHASMLARLGRHKIGKGCLYLRSLDDVDLAVLRELVERSVRVRRGVDQTSS, from the coding sequence ATGACGGCGCCGACTGGGCGGCCGGTCGAGGATTTCCTCGCCGAAGTGCCGAACGAAGATCGACGGGCCGACGCACGTCGGCTCATCGCGCTCATGCGTGAGGTCACCGGTGAGGAGCCGGTGATGTGGGGGCCGAGCATCATCGGCTTCGGTCGCTACCACTACCGGTATGACAGTGGCCATGAGGGCGACAGCGCATTGGCCTGCTTCTCACCGCGCAAACAACACCTCGTGGTCTACCTGATCGGCGGGTTCGCCGACCGGCACGCATCGATGCTCGCACGACTCGGGCGGCACAAGATCGGCAAGGGCTGCCTCTACCTGAGGAGCCTCGACGACGTCGATCTGGCTGTCCTGCGCGAACTGGTCGAGCGCTCGGTACGGGTGCGGAGGGGCGTCGATCAAACCTCTTCCTGA
- a CDS encoding YwqG family protein has protein sequence MGSIVTPSPPLDVEGAFPEFAGRWKTTVRLHPRRADPGVRESSLGGPLLWPVGEAWPVCESEEDHDEPIVMVAVLQIFARDVPELVFPGGTDVFQLLWCPALHDDDCRPLPLVRWRAEASIGELLDNPEPPDDEAVEEDHVPVACSLSPERVRELPDAWELDDDLRDRVEGWAQERGWSYFAHLSAADGTKAGGWPEWIQDPQYPVCDCGTTMSHLVTVASREWDGESWRRWRPAGAVDGGMDAGLCLGDVGANYFFTCPRCPQNPPTMIFQCS, from the coding sequence ATGGGAAGCATCGTCACACCATCGCCGCCACTGGATGTGGAGGGTGCGTTTCCGGAGTTCGCGGGCAGGTGGAAGACCACGGTGCGGTTGCATCCGCGGCGGGCGGATCCGGGGGTGCGGGAGAGTTCGCTGGGCGGGCCGCTGCTGTGGCCAGTGGGGGAGGCCTGGCCGGTGTGCGAGTCCGAGGAGGACCACGACGAGCCGATCGTCATGGTCGCGGTTCTGCAGATCTTCGCGCGGGACGTGCCCGAGCTGGTGTTTCCCGGCGGCACGGACGTCTTCCAGCTGCTGTGGTGCCCGGCGCTGCACGACGACGACTGCCGGCCGCTGCCGCTCGTGCGGTGGCGCGCGGAGGCCTCGATCGGCGAACTGCTCGACAATCCGGAGCCGCCGGACGACGAGGCCGTCGAAGAGGATCACGTGCCGGTGGCCTGCTCGCTGAGTCCCGAGCGGGTCCGGGAACTGCCCGACGCCTGGGAACTCGATGACGACCTGCGCGATCGGGTAGAGGGGTGGGCGCAGGAGCGCGGGTGGAGCTACTTCGCGCACCTCAGCGCCGCCGATGGCACCAAGGCGGGCGGCTGGCCGGAGTGGATCCAGGACCCGCAGTACCCGGTGTGTGACTGCGGCACCACCATGTCCCACCTGGTGACTGTCGCCTCCCGGGAATGGGACGGCGAGTCGTGGCGCCGCTGGAGGCCCGCGGGTGCCGTGGACGGCGGCATGGACGCGGGACTCTGCCTCGGCGACGTCGGCGCGAACTACTTCTTCACCTGCCCGCGCTGCCCGCAGAACCCGCCCACCATGATCTTCCAATGCTCCTGA